In Malus sylvestris chromosome 15, drMalSylv7.2, whole genome shotgun sequence, a single genomic region encodes these proteins:
- the LOC126603182 gene encoding cytochrome P450 82A3-like gives MDSFPYANSITAGLFTIIIVSYYLSRRWRAANHKGKLSPPEAKGAWPILGHLPLLGGSTPPHITLGAMADKYGPLYTIRLGVYPSLVISSSEIAKECFTTNDLKVNSRPKMAVVDHIGYNYAMFGFAPSGPYWREIRKITTLELLSNRRVELLKHIRVSEVTTFLKELHETWSTRKKQSSKSGVVVELKQWFGDMSLNVIVRMVAGKRYSVAADEDEKKEALRVQNALREFFHFVGLFLVGDAVPYLRWLDLGGHEKAMKKTAKELDAIVGEWVEEHKQRRAKGGAKGEQDFIDAMLSVLDGADLGGFDADTINKATSLNMIAGGTDTTMVTLTWAISLLVNNPHILKRALNELDTKIGRQRVVSEEDISNLVYIQAIVKETLRLYPAAPLSGPREFTEDCTIAGCHIRKGTRLIMNLWKLQTDPKNWPDPFEFKPERFLTTHKDVDVKGHHFELIPFGSGRRACPGLAFGLQIVQFTLASFLHAFEISNPSSAPIDMTESFGLTNVKATPLKVLIKPRLSFEFYK, from the exons ATGGATTCTTTCCCTTATGCAAACTCTATCACTGCTGGTTTATTCACAATAATCATCGTGTCATATTACTTATCACGAAGATGGAGAGCTGCCAATCACAAGGGCAAATTGTCACCACCTGAAGCCAAGGGTGCATGGCCTATATTGGGTCACCTTCCTTTGTTAGGAGGCTCTACACCTCCTCACATAACTTTGGGAGCCATGGCGGACAAGTATGGACCCCTTTACACTATCCGCCTTGGCGTCTATCCGTCATTGGTGATAAGCAGCAGCGAGATCGCAAAAGAATGCTTCACAACCAATGACTTGAAAGTAAACTCGCGCCCAAAGATGGCAGTTGTCGACCACATTGGCTACAACTACGCCATGTTTGGGTTCGCACCATCTGGACCCTATTGGCGAGAAATTCGCAAGATCACCACCTTGGAGTTGCTCTCAAACCGGAGGGTTGAGCTGCTCAAGCACATTCGAGTCTCGGAAGTGACTACTTTCTTGAAAGAATTGCACGAAACTTGGAGTACAAGGAAAAAGCAGAGCTCGAAATCTGGAGTGGTGGTAGAGCTGAAGCAATGGTTTGGGGACATGTCGCTGAACGTGATTGTTAGAATGGTGGCCGGAAAGAGGTATTCAGTAGCTGCCGATGAGGATGAGAAGAAAGAAGCGCTCAGGGTTCAGAATGCATTGAGGGAGTTTTTTCACTTTGTGGGATTGTTTTTGGTGGGTGATGCGGTTCCTTATCTGCGGTGGTTGGATTTGGGTGGGCATGAGAAGGCAATGAAGAAAACTGCAAAGGAATTGGACGCCATTGTTGGAGAGTGGGTTGAAGAGCATAAGCAGAGGAGAGCAAAAGGTGGTGCAAAGGGAGAGCAGGACTTCATAGATGCGATGCTTTCTGTGCTTGATGGTGCAGACCTTGGCGGTTTTGATGCTGATACGATCAACAAAGCCACAAGCTTG AATATGATTGCAGGAGGTACCGATACCACCATGGTGACATTAACGTGGGCAATATCATTGTTGGTGAACAACCCTCACATTCTGAAGAGAGCCCTAAACGAACTGGACACGAAAATAGGCAGACAAAGAGTTGTGAGTGAAGAAGATATAAGCAACTTGGTCTACATCCAAGCTATTGTGAAGGAGACATTACGTTTATACCCAGCAGCACCATTATCAGGGCCACGTGAATTCACTGAGGATTGCACCATTGCTGGGTGCCATATTCGAAAGGGCACCCGGTTGATCATGAACCTCTGGAAGCTCCAAACAGACCCTAAAAATTGGCCCGATCCATTCGAGTTCAAGCCAGAGAGATTTCTTACCACCCATAAGGATGTTGATGTGAAGGGTCATCATTTTGAGTTGATTCCATTTGGAAGTGGTAGAAGAGCATGCCCTGGTTTGGCATTTGGCCTTCAAATTGTGCAATTTACATTGGCTAGCTTTCTACATGCGTTTGAAATCTCGAACCCATCTAGTGCACCAATTGATATGACGGAGAGTTTTGGGCTGACCAACGTGAAGGCTACTCCACTCAAAGTTCTTATCAAACCTCGTTTGTCTTttgaattttataaataa
- the LOC126603181 gene encoding cytochrome P450 CYP82D47-like: MEFSFPFLNTAIAGLFAVLLFSYYFIQKFRAATNSRGSKPPKLAGGLPLLGHLDLFGGSKLPHITLGALVDKYGPIFTFNIGIHSALVINTWEAAKECFTTNDSIVSSRPATLGIKHLSYDFAMFGFSPYGPYWREIRKLTSLELLSNRRLELLKSVRVSEVEMRLKKLYKRWTERKDGGSSADISVEMKQWFGDLTLNVILRMIAGKRVFNVVNGNSNDEKEARTWQKAMREFFHLVGMFVLGDAIPWLWWLDLGGHQKAMKKTAKALDSIVMGWLEEHKQRRAKGQDQQDFMGVMLSVLDGAHVSGFDTDTVIKATCLSLILGGSDTTMVTLIWTLSLLLNNRHALKKVHEELDKHVGKERLVNDSDISNLVYLQATVKEAMRLCPAGPISGQREFTEDGTVGGYHVPKGTWLLVNLWKIQTDPRVWADPMEFKPERFLTTHKDIDVSGQHFELMPFGSGRRACPGITFGLQVTLLTLAGFLHAFDVSTLKNAPVDMTGSVGLTNMKLTPLDVLVKPRLTPQIFMN; the protein is encoded by the exons ATGGAGTTCTCTTTCCCATTCCTAAACACTGCCATAGCTGGACTCTTTGCCGTACTTCTATTTTCGTACTATTTCATACAAAAGTTTAGGGCAGCTACCAATTCCAGGGGTTCCAAACCACCAAAATTGGCAGGTGGGTTGCCTCTGCTAGGTCATCTCGATCTATTCGGAGGATCCAAGCTTCCCCATATAACCTTGGGAGCCTTGGTCGACAAATATGGACCAATTTTCACCTTCAACATTGGCATCCACTCAGCTCTGGTGATAAATACTTGGGAGGCTGCCAAGGAGTGCTTCACCACCAATGACTCCATTGTTTCCTCCCGTCCCGCTACCCTAGGGATTAAGCACTTGAGCTATGACTTTGCTATGTTCGGCTTTAGCCCCTACGGTCCATACTGGCGCGAAATACGCAAACTTACATCCCTCGAGCTACTCTCAAACCGAAGGCTCGAGTTACTCAAAAGCGTTCGAGTATCCGAAGTGGAGATGCGTTTAAAAAAGCTGTACAAGCGATGGACCGAAAGAAAAGATGGTGGATCGTCGGCTGATATTTCGGTGGAGATGAAACAGTGGTTTGGGGATTTGACACTAAATGTGATTTTAAGGATGATTGCCGGAAAGAGagtctttaatgttgttaatggCAATTCGAATGATGAGAAAGAGGCAAGAACGTGGCAAAAGGCCATGAGGGAGTTCTTTCACCTGGTGGGAATGTTTGTGTTGGGAGATGCTATTCCTTGGCTTTGGTGGTTGGATTTGGGCGGTCATCAGAAGGCTATGAAAAAAACTGCCAAAGCGTTGGACAGTATTGTTATGGGATGGTTGGAGGAGCACAAGCAGAGAAGAGCTAAAGGCCAAGATCAGCAAGATTTCATGGGTGTGATGCTTTCAGTCCTTGATGGAGCACATGTTTCAGGCTTCGATACTGATACAGTCATCAAAGCAACATGTTTG AGTCTGATTCTTGGAGGGAGTGACACAACCATGGTGACTCTGATATGGACACTCTCGCTACTTTTGAACAACCGTCACGCTTTGAAGAAAGTTCATGAAGAACTAGACAAGCATGTTGGTAAAGAAAGGCTAGTGAACGACTCAGATATCAGCAATCTTGTCTACCTGCAAGCAACTGTTAAAGAAGCAATGCGTTTATGTCCTGCTGGACCAATCTCTGGCCAAAGGGAATTCACCGAGGACGGCACGGTCGGAGGCTACCATGTTCCGAAAGGCACGTGGCTGTTGGTGAACCTGTGGAAGATCCAAACCGATCCACGGGTTTGGGCCGACCCGATGGAGTTCAAGCCGGAGAGATTTCTCACCACCCATAAAGATATTGATGTTAGTGGTCAGCATTTTGAGCTCATGCCTTTTGGTAGTGGTAGAAGAGCATGCCCTGGTATAACTTTTGGCCTTCAAGTGACGCTTTTGACTCTGGCTGGTTTTCTACATGCGTTTGATGTCTCAACTCTGAAAAATGCACCGGTTGATATGACCGGAAGCGTCGGACTTACAAATATGAAACTCACCCCTCTCGATGTCCTCGTCAAACCGCGCTTGACTCCCCAAATCTTTATGAATTAG
- the LOC126603183 gene encoding uncharacterized protein LOC126603183 isoform X1 translates to MTFLPSEATHLSSPSSGFARLAHASIISKKLCFGIFSTFPSVFTFLSHKSLLLSPSNLDFSLRLSLISQLSLSLLRYPATGCRLPLPICKVICYLQGPPSFIGHCAFRSLGLLYTSLEANYVQGCSRLCRYCTVLFAAHFYFV, encoded by the exons ATGACTTTCTTACCCTCCGAGGCCACGCATTTATCCTCTCCGTCTTCTGGATTTGCCCGCCTTGCCCACGCGTCGATCATCAGTAAAAAGTTATGCTTTGGCATTTTCTCCACTTTTCCTTCCGTATTCACTTTTCTCTCTCACAAAAGTCTGCTTCTATCGCCCTCAAATCTCGACTTCTCTCTGCGTCTCTCACTCATCTCTCAGCTGTCTCTCTCACTCTTGAGGTACCCTGCCACTGGATGTCGTTTGCCGTTGCCGATCTGCAA GGTGATTTGTTACCTCCAAGGTCCACCGTCGTTTATTG GTCACTGTGCTTTTCGTTCTTTGGGGCTTCTGTATACAAGCTTGGAAGCCAATTATGTTCAAG GTTGTTCTAGACTTTGTCGATACTGCACAGTTCTCTTCGCGGCCCACTTCTATTTCGTATAG
- the LOC126603183 gene encoding uncharacterized protein LOC126603183 isoform X2 has product MLWHFLHFSFRIHFSLSQKSASIALKSRLLSASLTHLSAVSLTLEVPCHWMSFAVADLQGDLLPPRSTVVYWSLCFSFFGASVYKLGSQLCSRLWMHDWLLVDVISPHRITSRRSGAHLTWLQWRSDGFA; this is encoded by the exons ATGCTTTGGCATTTTCTCCACTTTTCCTTCCGTATTCACTTTTCTCTCTCACAAAAGTCTGCTTCTATCGCCCTCAAATCTCGACTTCTCTCTGCGTCTCTCACTCATCTCTCAGCTGTCTCTCTCACTCTTGAGGTACCCTGCCACTGGATGTCGTTTGCCGTTGCCGATCTGCAA GGTGATTTGTTACCTCCAAGGTCCACCGTCGTTTATTG GTCACTGTGCTTTTCGTTCTTTGGGGCTTCTGTATACAAGCTTGGAAGCCAATTATGTTCAAG GTTATGGATGCATGATTGGTTGCTGGTTGATGTGATTTCTCCCCACCGCATCACGTCCAGAAGATCAG GTGCTCACCTCACATGGCTTCAGTGGAGAAGTGATGGTTTTGCTTAA
- the LOC126603185 gene encoding xanthotoxin 5-hydroxylase CYP82C4-like, whose product MDLSIRLTVISLFVSLIFLIRSFLKKNVKDSKSREAPEPAGGWPIIGHLHLLGGGDQLLYRTLGAMADKYGPAFNIRLGSRRAFVVSSWEVAKDCFTVNDRALASRPTTVAAKHMGYNYAVFGFAPYSPFWREMRKIATLELLSNRRLDMLRHVRTSELDMGIKELYSLWVQNGGLRPAVVELNHWLEELTLNVVVRMVAGKRYFGASAKCEDGDEARRCQKAIGQFFHLIGIFVVADALPFLWWLDLQGHEKAMKKTAKELDGILGGWLEEHRQRRGASHGEAEDEGGDEDFIDVMLSLEEEGQLSNFRYSSDTSIKSTCLALILGGSDTTAGTLTWVISLLLNNPDAMKKAQEELDLHVGTERQVEESDITNLVYLQAIIKETLRLYPAGPLLGPREALEDCTVAGYRVPAGTRLVVNVWKIQRDPRVWENPSAFVPERFLESHSHVDVRGQQFNLMPFGFGRRSCPGVSFAMQVLHLTLARLLHGFKIETASGQAVDLTESPGLTIPKATPLEVVLSPRLPSELYL is encoded by the exons ACCCGCCGGTGGATGGCCAATCATAGGCCACCTCCACCTTCTAGGAGGCGGAGACCAGCTTCTTTACCGAACACTTGGGGCAATGGCGGACAAGTACGGCCCAGCCTTCAACATCCGCCTCGGCAGCCGCCGAGCATTTGTAGTGAGCAGCTGGGAAGTAGCAAAAGACTGTTTCACAGTCAACGACAGGGCACTCGCTTCTCGACCCACGACGGTGGCCGCCAAGCACATGGGCTACAACTATGCCGTGTTCGGCTTCGCGCCCTACAGCCCATTTTGGCGGGAGATGAGAAAAATCGCAACGCTCGAGCTCCTCTCGAATCGAAGGCTGGATATGCTCAGACATGTCAGGACGTCAGAACTCGACATGGGCATAAAAGAACTGTACAGTTTGTGGGTCCAAAACGGAGGTTTACGACCTGCCGTTGTCGAGCTCAATCACTGGTTGGAGGAGCTGACGCTTAACGTGGTGGTTAGGATGGTGGCGGGAAAGCGTTATTTTGGCGCGTCGGCGAAATGCGAAGATGGGGACGAGGCGAGAAGGTGTCAGAAGGCGATTGGACAGTTTTTTCATCTGATCGGGATTTTTGTGGTGGCAGATGCACTGCCGTTTCTTTGGTGGTTGGATTTGCAGGGGCACGAAAAGGCGATGAAGAAGACGGCGAAAGAGTTGGATGGAATACTCGGAGGGTGGCTGGAGGAGCACCGCCAGAGGAGAGGAGCTTCTCATGGTGAGGCGGAGGATGAAGGAGGTGATGAGGATTTCATTGATGTCATGTTGTCTCTTGAGGAGGAAGGGCAGCTTTCAAATTTTCGGTATAGTTCAGATACTAGCATCAAGTCTACCTGTCTG GCGCTTATACTTGGTGGGAGTGACACGACAGCAGGAACTCTGACATGGGTAATCTCATTACTCTTAAACAATCCCGATGCCATGAAAAAGGCACAAGAAGAGTTAGACCTCCACGTCGGCACAGAAAGACAGGTTGAAGAATCCGACATCACAAACTTGGTATATCTCCAAGCCATAATCAAGGAAACTCTGCGTCTGTACCCGGCTGGGCCCCTTTTGGGACCGAGAGAAGCTCTGGAAGACTGTACCGTAGCAGGGTACCGCGTGCCAGCCGGCACCCGGCTAGTGGTCAATGTGTGGAAGATTCAAAGGGATCCAAGGGTTTGGGAGAACCCATCTGCTTTTGTTCCTGAGAGGTTCTTGGAAAGCCATAGCCATGTCGACGTCAGAGGGCAACAATTTAATCTGATGCCGTTTGGCTTTGGCAGACGGTCGTGCCCTGGTGTGTCGTTTGCCATGCAGGTTCTTCACCTAACGCTTGCCCGACTGCTGCACGGGTTTAAGATTGAAACGGCGTCGGGTCAGGCTGTTGATTTGACTGAGAGTCCTGGTTTAACCATTCCGAAAGCAACTCCGTTGGAAGTTGTCCTCAGCCCACGTCTACCCAGTGAACTCTATCTCTAG